The DNA window CGTGCAGCCGGAAAAACGCGACATCGCCCAGCCGTGGATGCCGAGGTCCAGGTACTCCTGCACGTTACAGGGATACAGCACCGGGATCATCGACGCCGAGAACAGGTGGTCAGACTGGTGCGGCAACGTCGACGAATAGGCGCCGTGGTCGTCGCCCGCCACCAGCAGCACGCCGCCGTGCTTCGAGGTGCCGGCGTGGTTCATGTGTTTGAAGACGTCGCCGCAGCGGTCCACACCAGGGCCTTTGCCGTACCACATGGCGAAGACGCCGTCGTATTTGGCCTCGCCGATCAAGTCGACCTGCTGCGAGCCCCAGACGGCGGTCGCCGCCAGATCCTCGTTCACGCCCGGCACGAACTGCACGTGGTGCGCCTCCAGGTGCGGCTTGGCCTTCCACAGGTTTTCGTCGAGGCCGCCCAGCGGCGAGCCGCGATAGCCGGAAATGAAGCCGGCCGTGTTCAAGCCGGCCGCCTGGTCGCGCACGCGCTGCATCATCGGCAGGCGCACCAGCGCCTGGATGCCGGACAGGAAGATGTCGCCTTGGACCGCTGTGTATTTGTCGTCAAGGCTGACGGTCGTCAGTCGGGCGCTGTCGTCTCTTGCGGACGTTGCAGGGCCGGGTGCCGTGGTATCGGGCATGGGAGGTCTCCGTTTTTGGTATCAGATCGCACCTGAACTTGATCACGCCGGGTAGGCGCGCCAGGATCGGGCCAGGGCCGCATGGTGAGCGGAATTGGGCCTAGTATGGGCGCGAGTTGACGTACACGGAAATAGTGTTTGCCAATCGGGGCATAAGAAAAAGTGATACCCCCCAAAGCAAAGCAGTTGTTAGCCGATCGGGGTGGCGCCGGGCCAGGTGCCGGACAGGCAGAGCTGTGCGCTGACTTGCTGCACCAGCCGGCTGATGGCGCTAGCGGCGTTGGTCAGGGGTATGTTTTTCGAGGCGCATAGCACCACCGTGCGCGAGATCGTCGGCTGCCGGATCGGATGGGAACGCATCGTGCCGCGTTGCAGCTCGTCCAGCACCGGCGCCGCCGGCAGCAGGGTCGCGCCCATATCGGCCAGGAGCGCCGATTTGAGGATGGCGATGGAGTTGATTTCGATGACGTTCGATAGCTTGAGCCCGACCGCGCGCACCATGCTTTCGATGCGCGGACGCACGCCGTGCTGCAGTCCCGGCAGGATCAGCGTCGTGCCCAAGGTTTGCTCCAGCGTGAGCGTCTCCTGGCCGAGCGCGAAGGCGGCGTCGGCGCGGCAGATGAAGCGCAGTTCCTCCTCCACCAGCGGCGTGGTGGCGAATTGCGCCAGTTGACCGTCGTCAAACAGCACGGCCAGGTTGACCCGGCCCGACTTGAGTTGCTCGCTCAGGTTGCCTGTCAACTCCTCGGTCAGCTGCAGCGTAATTTCCGGATAGGTGGCGCGCGCGGCCGTCAGCAGCGGCAGCGCCAGCGCGCCCGAGATGCTGTGCGGCAGCCCGAGCGTGACGCCGCCGCTGGGCCGCTCCGCCGATTGCGTGACCGCCGAGCGGGCGTCGGCCACCTGCTTGAGGATGGCTTGCGCGTGTTCGTAGAAGATCTTGCCGGCGTCCGTGCTGAGCACGCCCTGCGCCGAGCGATGCAGCAGTTGCACGCCCAGTTCCTCCTCGAGTTGGCGCAGTTGCTGCGTCAGCGCCGGTTGTGCGACGTGCAAGACCAGCGCCGCCCGCGACAGCGATCCGTGATCGACGATGGCGACAAAGTAACGAAGTTGGCGTAGTTCCATAGTGGCGGCGCGGCGATTTGACCCGGAATAGTCATGGACAAACATATGGTAGCACTTGCAAATATGATCCCGACAGGAAACTATTTGTTATACTCAAATCAAACCGTCCTCCCTCCAGACTTTTCGCGGGTGCATGTATGTTAAAGAAAGTCGACTCTTCCCAACTAAAAGTGGGCATGTATATACATGACCTGAGTTGCGACTGGATGACGCACCCGTTTGTCCGCAACCGGTTTTTGCTGACCAGCGAAGATGAAATCCGCAAGATCCTCAATGCCGGCATCCATGACGTTGTCATCGACAGCGGCAGGGGCCTGGACGTGGAGGATGCGCCGTCGCTGGCCGAGGCGCAGGCGGCGACCGAGCGCGAAATCGTTGAAATCGCCGCCAAGA is part of the Oxalobacteraceae bacterium OTU3CAMAD1 genome and encodes:
- a CDS encoding LysR substrate-binding domain-containing protein — its product is MELRQLRYFVAIVDHGSLSRAALVLHVAQPALTQQLRQLEEELGVQLLHRSAQGVLSTDAGKIFYEHAQAILKQVADARSAVTQSAERPSGGVTLGLPHSISGALALPLLTAARATYPEITLQLTEELTGNLSEQLKSGRVNLAVLFDDGQLAQFATTPLVEEELRFICRADAAFALGQETLTLEQTLGTTLILPGLQHGVRPRIESMVRAVGLKLSNVIEINSIAILKSALLADMGATLLPAAPVLDELQRGTMRSHPIRQPTISRTVVLCASKNIPLTNAASAISRLVQQVSAQLCLSGTWPGATPIG